A window of the Hevea brasiliensis isolate MT/VB/25A 57/8 chromosome 6, ASM3005281v1, whole genome shotgun sequence genome harbors these coding sequences:
- the LOC131180904 gene encoding protein ROOT HAIR DEFECTIVE 3 homolog 1-like codes for MAKDEECCSTQLIDGDGAFNATGMEHFIKDVRLAECGLSYAVVSIMGPQSSGKSTLLNHLFGTNFREMDAFKGRCQTTKGIWVARCAGIEPCTLVMDLEGTDGRERGEDDTAFEKQSALFALAVSDIVLINMWCHDIGREQAANKPLLKTVFQVMMRLFSPRKTTLLFVIRDKTRTPLENLEPVLREDIQKIWDTVPKPEAHKETPLSAFFNVEVVALSSFEEKEEQFKEQVAKLRQRFFHSIAPGGLAGDRQGVVPASGFSFSAQQIWKVIKENKDLDLPAHKVMVATVRCEEIANEKYANFSANEEWLQIEESVQSSPVSGFGKKLSSTLNACLSEYDDEAIYFDEGVRSAKRKQLEEKLLQLVQPAYQSMLGHIRSGTLDKFKEALDKALNAGEGFSLASCTCTQSCMALFDEGCADAVIEQANWDSSKVRDKLQRDIDAHVASVRAAKLSELTSSFEAKLNEALAGPVEALLDGANSETWSAIRKLLRCETESAVAGLSSALAGFDMDEQTKDKMLTSLENYARGVVEAKAKEEAGRVLIRMKDKFSMLFSHDSDSMPRVWTGNEDIRAITKTARSASLKLLCVMVAIRLDDEVDKIESTLSSALMDTKCNAAITERSITTYDPLASSTWDEIPSSRTLITPVQCKSLWRQFKTETEYSVTQAISAQEANKRNNNWLPPPWAIVALIVLGFNEFMTLLRNPLYVGFIFVAFLLMKALWVQLDISGEFRNGALPGLISLSTKFLPTVMNLIKRLAEEGQMPASNDPQRNPAVAAKTFRNGNGTSSEMSTASSGVTNTENGTEYSSTSKDD; via the exons ATGG CAAAAGATGAGGAATGTTGTTCTACTCAGCTGATTGATGGAGATGGTGCATTTAATGCTACTGGAATGGAACACTTTATCAAAGATGTGAGATTGGCGGAATGTGGACTATCATATGCTGTAGTCTCCATCATGGGCCCACAAAGTAGTG GGAAAAGCACTCTATTAAATCATTTGTTTGGTACCAACTTTAGAGAGATGGATGCTTTTAAAGGAAG GTGTCAAACCACTAAGGGTATCTGGGTAGCTAGATGTGCTGGCATTGAACCTTGTACTCTTGTAATGGACTTAGAGGGTACTGATGGAAGAGAACGAGGAGAG GATGATACAGCATTTGAGAAGCAGAGTGCGCTGTTTGCCCTTGCTGTTTCAGATATAGTATTGATTAACAT GTGGTGTCATGATATTGGCCGTGAGCAAGCTGCTAATAAGCCTCTTTTGAAGACTGTATTCCAG GTCATGATGCGATTATTTAGTCCACGCAAGACAACTTTGTTGTTTGTCATTCGTGATAAAACAAGG ACACCACTGGAGAATTTAGAACCTGTTCTAAGAGAAGATATTCAGAAG ATATGGGATACTGTTCCCAAGCCAGAAGCACATAAGGAAACTCCATTAAGTGCATTTTTTAAC GTGGAAGTTGTTGCCCTTTctagttttgaagaaaaagaagagcaATTCAAAGAACAA GTGGCTAAATTGAGGCAAAGATTCTTCCATTCCATTGCACCTGGTGGGCTTGCTGGAGATCGACAGGGTGTAGTACCTGCTTCCGGATTTTCTTTCAGTGCTCAACAAATTTGGAAAGTCATCAAGGAGAACAAGGACCTTGATCTTCCCGCCCACAAg GTCATGGTTGCTACTGTGCGCTGTGAAGAAATTGCGAATGAAAAGTATGCTAATTTCAGTGCAAATGAG GAGTGGCTTCAAATAGAAGAGTCTGTACAATCTAGCCCTGTCTCTGGATTTGGAAAGAAGCTTAGTTCAACCCTAAATGCTTGTCTGTCAGA GTATGATGATGAAGCTATTTATTTTGACGAAGGAGTAAGATCTGCAAAGCGAAAGCAGCTTGAAGAAAAATTGCTACAA CTTGTCCAACCAGCATATCAATCCATGTTGGGACATATAAGGTCAGGAACTCTTGACAAATTCAAGGAAGCATTGGATAAGGCTTTGAATGCAGGGGAAGGGTTTTCTTTAGCTTCTTGTACTTGCACTCAGTCTTGCATGGCTCTATTTGATGAAGGATGTGCAG ATGCTGTCATTGAACAAGCAAACTGGGATTCATCTAAAGTCAGGGATAAGCTGCAACGTGATATAGATGCACATGTTGCCTCCGTCCGTGCTGCTAAACTGTCTGAACTCACATCATCGTTTGAG GCAAAACTGAATGAGGCATTAGCAGGACCTGTGGAAGCTCTTTTAGATGGAGCTAATAGTGAGACCTGGTCGGCAATAAGGAAACTTCTGCGGTGTGAAACAGAATCAGCTGTTGCTGGCCTCTCTAGTGCACTTGCTGGCTTTGACATGGATGAACAAactaaggataaaatgcttacaaGCTTGGAAAATTATGCAAGAGGTGTAGTTGAAGCAAAAGCGAAGGAAGAAGCTGGACGAGTCCTGATCCGTATGAAAGACAA GTTTTCTATGTTGTTTAGCCATGATTCTGATTCAATGCCGCGAGTTTGGACTGGAAATGAAGATATTCGAGCAATCACAAAAACTGCTCGCTCTGCG TCCTTGAAGTTGTTATGTGTAATGGTAGCAATACGTTTGGATGATGAAGTTGATAAAATTGAAAGTACCCTATCATCTGCTTTGATGGATACAAAGTGTAATGCTGCTATTACTGAGAGAAGCATCACAACATATGACCCACTGGCTTCAAGCACTTGGGATGAG ATTCCATCATCAAGGACATTGATCACACCTGTCCAGTGCAAATCTTTGTGGAGGCAATTCAAGACAGAGACAGAGTACAGTGTCACTCAAGCCATTTCTGCTCAG GAAGCCAACAAACGTAACAACAACTGGTTACCACCCCCATGGGCAATTGTTGCGCTGATTGTTTtgggatttaatgaatttatgacacTTCTGAG aAATCCCTTGTATGTGGGTTTCATCTTTGTAGCTTTTTTACTGATGAAAGCCTTGTGGGTGCAACTGGACATTTCGGGTGAATTCCGCAATGGAGCT cTTCCTGGGCTTATTTCTTTGTCTACGAAGTTCCTTCCTACCGTTATGAACCTTATCAAAAGACTAGCTGAGGAGGGGCAGATGCCTGCTTCTAATGATCCTCAGAGAAACCCAGCAGTAGCAGCAAAGACTTTTCGAAATGGAAATGGCACCAGCAGTGAGATGTCAACTGCTTCATCTGGGGTAACTAACACAGAAAATGGGACTGAATACTCAAGCACCTCAAAAGATGACTAA